One window from the genome of Nicotiana tomentosiformis chromosome 5, ASM39032v3, whole genome shotgun sequence encodes:
- the LOC138892273 gene encoding uncharacterized protein — MIIKLVVGECTLNVVSAYAPHVGLDEEVKRHFSEGLDEIVRRVPPTEKLFIRGDFNGHIGSTAGGYGEVHGGFGFGEKNGGGTSLLDFAKAFGLVIVNSSFPKRERHLVTFQNTVAKTQIDYLLLRRGDRGL, encoded by the coding sequence atgattattaagttggtggttggagagtgcaccctaaacgtcgttagcgcctatgcgccgcatgtgggcctagatgaggaggttaaacgacACTTCTCAgaggggttagatgagattgtgcgtcGAGTTCCGCCTACTGAGAAGCTATTCAtaagaggggatttcaatgggcatattgggtcgactgcaggtggttatggcgaggtgcatggaggcttcggttttggggagaagaacggaggaggtacatcgctgttggacttcgctaaggcttttgggttggtgattgtgAACTCTAGCTTTCCAAAGAGGGAgaggcatttggttacttttcaaaatacggtggcgaagactcagattgactatcttCTCCTCAGGAGAGGTGACAGAGGACTGTga